One part of the Halopenitus persicus genome encodes these proteins:
- a CDS encoding DEAD/DEAH box helicase — protein sequence MATEADAVSTDHPLLVEGVLQRRRYQTRLATAARGEHTLVCLPTGLGKTAVSLLVTATRLADAGGTALLLAPTKPLVEQHADFYREALAIPDEEIVVFTGEVSPDDRGDLWGSARVVIATPQVIENDLVGNRISLRNVTHLTFDECHRATGDYSYVYIAERYHADAADPLVTGMSASPGGDLEEIEIVCDNLGIENVEVMTEDDADVDEYTHDTDVRWEQVELPEELLAIRDALNEVIADRLEKLKSIGVADTTDPDLSQRQLNAMRGELKRMMDAGNSDGYTGMSTHAEVMKLRRAVELVETQSVESLRRYFERQRNAARSSGASKASQRLVAEPTVREAMRKAEAFDDLHPKFSKTRLLLAETLGVNGGDRAIVFTESRDTAEALVEFLAASFDVERFVGQGDKEGSDGMSQTQQQDTLDAFRAGDFEVLVSTSVAEEGLDVPEVDLVLFYEPVPTAIRSIQRKGRTGRQASGRVVVLMAEDTRDEAFFWISRRREKQMRQQLRDLKAATGEIEAEIADEDQANLDAFEGSASDAAAVTDGEDDAGIANDGDDTGGEDETDAENDTSAANDETGDGQPGLTDFAAEVNSGGDGNETGGNEASGTATVEEDSAADDADGVVATAGVTDADDVEVVIDQRELDAGIAKDLSTRDGIRTRLETLAVGDYVLSDRVAVERKSAADFVDSLLDGDRSVFEQVGELSRAYSRPVIVIEGGDLYTQRNVDPNAIRGAIASLAVDFGLSVLRTDDEADTTELFETIARREQETRDREVSVHGEKTTKTLAEQQEYVVSAIADIGPVTARSLLEHFGTVEAVMTAREDDLREVEGVGTVTADRIREVVGGDYPGAE from the coding sequence ATGGCGACCGAGGCCGACGCGGTGAGCACCGATCATCCCCTGCTCGTCGAGGGCGTCCTCCAGCGGCGTCGCTACCAGACCCGGCTCGCGACCGCCGCGCGTGGGGAACACACTCTGGTGTGTCTCCCGACGGGCCTCGGGAAGACGGCAGTGAGTCTGCTCGTGACGGCCACCCGGCTTGCGGACGCGGGCGGGACCGCCCTCCTGTTGGCCCCGACGAAGCCGCTCGTCGAGCAGCACGCCGACTTCTACCGGGAGGCGCTCGCGATCCCCGACGAGGAGATCGTGGTGTTTACCGGCGAGGTCTCCCCGGACGACCGCGGCGATCTGTGGGGGTCGGCGCGGGTCGTGATCGCGACCCCGCAGGTGATCGAGAACGACCTCGTGGGCAACCGGATCTCGCTGCGAAACGTCACGCATCTCACCTTCGACGAGTGCCACCGCGCGACCGGCGACTATTCGTACGTCTACATCGCCGAGCGCTACCACGCCGACGCCGCTGACCCGCTCGTCACCGGGATGTCCGCCTCCCCCGGCGGCGACCTCGAGGAGATCGAGATCGTCTGTGACAACCTCGGGATCGAGAACGTGGAGGTGATGACCGAGGACGACGCCGACGTCGACGAGTACACTCACGACACCGACGTCCGGTGGGAGCAGGTCGAGCTTCCCGAGGAGCTGCTGGCGATCCGCGACGCGCTGAACGAGGTGATCGCCGACCGGCTCGAGAAGCTCAAGTCCATCGGCGTCGCGGACACGACCGACCCCGACCTCTCACAGCGCCAGCTCAACGCGATGCGGGGGGAGCTCAAGCGGATGATGGACGCCGGAAACTCGGACGGCTACACCGGGATGTCGACCCACGCCGAGGTGATGAAGCTCCGACGCGCCGTCGAGCTCGTGGAGACCCAGTCGGTGGAGTCGCTGCGCCGGTACTTCGAACGCCAGCGGAACGCGGCCCGCTCCTCGGGCGCCTCGAAGGCGAGCCAGCGGCTCGTCGCCGAGCCGACGGTCCGCGAGGCGATGCGCAAGGCGGAGGCGTTCGACGACCTCCATCCGAAGTTCTCGAAGACGCGGCTCCTGCTGGCGGAGACGCTCGGCGTCAACGGCGGCGATCGCGCGATCGTCTTCACCGAGTCGCGTGACACCGCCGAGGCGCTCGTGGAGTTCCTCGCCGCGAGCTTCGACGTCGAGCGGTTCGTCGGGCAGGGCGACAAGGAGGGCTCGGACGGGATGAGCCAGACCCAACAGCAGGACACGCTCGACGCCTTCCGCGCCGGCGACTTCGAGGTGCTCGTCTCGACGTCGGTCGCCGAGGAGGGCCTCGACGTCCCCGAGGTCGATCTCGTGCTGTTCTACGAGCCGGTCCCGACCGCGATCCGGTCCATCCAGCGAAAGGGCCGGACCGGCCGGCAGGCCAGCGGACGCGTCGTCGTGCTGATGGCCGAGGACACCCGCGACGAGGCGTTCTTCTGGATCTCCCGGCGGCGGGAAAAACAGATGCGCCAGCAGCTCCGCGACCTCAAGGCGGCGACCGGTGAGATCGAGGCCGAGATCGCCGACGAGGACCAGGCGAACCTCGACGCGTTCGAGGGGTCGGCGAGCGATGCTGCTGCCGTCACCGACGGCGAGGACGATGCGGGGATCGCGAACGACGGAGACGACACCGGCGGCGAGGACGAAACGGACGCCGAGAACGACACGAGTGCTGCGAACGACGAGACCGGGGATGGACAGCCCGGCTTGACCGACTTCGCCGCGGAGGTGAACTCCGGCGGCGACGGGAACGAAACCGGCGGGAACGAGGCCAGCGGGACCGCCACCGTCGAGGAGGACAGTGCGGCCGATGACGCCGACGGCGTCGTCGCGACCGCGGGCGTCACGGACGCCGACGACGTCGAGGTCGTGATCGACCAGCGCGAGCTCGACGCCGGGATCGCCAAGGACCTCTCGACGCGCGATGGGATCCGCACCCGGCTGGAGACGCTCGCGGTCGGCGACTACGTCCTCTCTGACCGGGTGGCCGTCGAGCGGAAGTCGGCTGCCGACTTCGTCGACTCCCTCCTCGACGGCGACCGGTCCGTCTTCGAGCAGGTCGGCGAGCTCTCGCGGGCCTACTCCCGGCCGGTCATCGTGATCGAGGGCGGCGACCTCTACACGCAACGGAACGTGGATCCGAACGCGATCCGGGGCGCGATCGCCTCGCTGGCCGTCGACTTCGGCCTGAGCGTGCTGCGGACGGACGACGAGGCGGACACGACGGAGCTCTTCGAGACGATCGCCCGCCGCGAACAGGAGACGCGCGACCGCGAGGTGAGCGTCCACGGCGAGAAGACGACGAAGACGCTGGCCGAACAGCAGGAGTACGTCGTCTCCGCGATCGCCGACATCGGCCCGGTCACCGCACGGTCGCTGCTGGAGCACTTCGGCACCGTCGAGGCCGTGATGACCGCCCGCGAGGACGACCTCCGGGAAGTCGAGGGCGTCGGGACGGTCACCGCCGATCGGATCCGGGAGGTCGTGGGCGGCGACTATCCCGGGGCCGAGTGA
- the serB gene encoding phosphoserine phosphatase SerB produces MRLIAFDFDGTLSDSEMTVLLAERAGVADEVAEITERAMNDEISYAESLYQRAALLEGLPEADVDAAFDEVRIRPGAAALIERLRAAGHHVAILTGGFERGVEAALEREGVSVDTIVANRLPQSGGRLTGDAEGPLIEGTKDDALESLADEVGVPMADTVAIGDGANDLPMLEVAGLSVGFVPKPAVRSSCDAVVASMSRLGRVLEGYRVLRADDSTR; encoded by the coding sequence ATGCGACTCATCGCGTTCGACTTCGACGGAACGCTCTCCGACTCCGAGATGACGGTGTTGCTGGCCGAGCGCGCCGGCGTCGCCGACGAGGTCGCCGAGATCACCGAGCGGGCGATGAACGACGAGATCAGCTACGCGGAGAGCCTCTACCAGCGCGCCGCGCTCCTCGAGGGGCTTCCCGAGGCGGACGTCGACGCCGCCTTCGACGAGGTCCGGATCCGCCCGGGCGCTGCGGCCCTCATCGAACGACTGCGGGCGGCCGGCCATCACGTCGCGATCCTCACCGGCGGGTTCGAACGTGGCGTCGAGGCGGCCCTGGAACGCGAGGGCGTCTCGGTCGACACGATCGTCGCGAACCGGCTGCCGCAGTCCGGCGGCCGGCTGACCGGCGACGCCGAGGGGCCGCTCATCGAGGGAACCAAGGACGACGCCCTCGAGTCGCTGGCCGACGAGGTCGGCGTCCCGATGGCCGACACCGTGGCGATCGGCGACGGCGCAAACGACCTCCCGATGCTCGAGGTCGCCGGGCTTTCCGTCGGCTTCGTTCCGAAGCCCGCGGTTCGGTCCTCCTGTGACGCCGTCGTCGCCTCGATGTCCCGGCTGGGCCGCGTCCTCGAGGGGTATCGGGTGCTTCGGGCCGACGACTCGACGCGGTAA